A genomic region of Halomonas aestuarii contains the following coding sequences:
- a CDS encoding HlyU family transcriptional regulator, with translation MLKKLLSGLFGGEKGEPKGATAADPVEYKGYLIVSEPADAGGQYRVSGWIRKPVPSSEGQAGEMLEHRFERSDMLAGREACDQLMVSKAERFIDEVGDDMFEPR, from the coding sequence ATGCTGAAGAAGCTGCTATCCGGCCTGTTCGGTGGTGAAAAGGGCGAGCCGAAGGGCGCGACCGCCGCCGATCCGGTGGAATACAAGGGTTACCTGATCGTCTCCGAGCCCGCCGACGCGGGAGGGCAGTATCGCGTCAGCGGCTGGATCCGCAAGCCGGTGCCCTCGTCCGAGGGACAGGCCGGCGAGATGCTCGAGCATCGCTTCGAGCGCTCCGACATGCTGGCCGGACGCGAGGCCTGCGACCAGCTGATGGTCAGCAAGGCCGAGCGCTTCATCGACGAGGTCGGCGACGACATGTTCGAGCCGCGCTGA
- a CDS encoding 3'-5' exonuclease has protein sequence MARRSKSLPRRQRLIGLWLLLSGISIFGGAVFALWLDGLAGLEGMARVWLWLGCFSGGGTIFLVGLLLERQLFTPLRHLQVQLARLVANPDARQDYPPEGWLRGLGPDLVRVREAWRTDRERLATAHAEGASSAARIRQELETLLQVLDTPLLLCDHHRRVLLFNQAAETLFEGHPGLGLGKRLDALLPITSLGDALGQLPDDGAPREILVPCDERWLHVVMRRVPNSHNETLLTLTDTTAAWSSEMGARADLAEMLPPLRRHTASLTSAADALVGVRTASPTSELGQRLEAVIDEEGRALARQLEQMGKVMEDMHRQGERLVPLWSNDLWASLGERLGKDHLHITPIGMPAWLKGDAPALLALLGSLLPRLATHCDNGELEGEVCLGNRRVYLDVIWQGRPLGEQLLDEWRAERLEALPFGPRVGDVLRQHTSDAWSLADEDGEHARLRLPLPAADRVGAPRPHTPPRPEFHDFGIAEMPPPDAELAARPLRTLEVVAFDTETTGLELRNGDTVISLGACRIVNARLLASDVLDLRVDPGRPIPPASTAIHGITDDDVAGAPPLAVALPRFRDYIGEAVILAHNAAFDLLAIQPPGGSVTFDMPVLDTLLLSRALDESLDGHDLDSLADRYDLSFPPGTRHTALGDARVTAELWLSLLPRLEARGIETLEQALALQASAFDREDAFAS, from the coding sequence ATGGCCAGGCGAAGCAAGAGTCTGCCCCGTCGCCAGCGGCTGATCGGCCTGTGGCTGCTGCTCAGCGGCATCAGCATCTTCGGCGGCGCCGTGTTCGCCCTGTGGCTGGACGGCCTGGCCGGGCTCGAAGGCATGGCGCGGGTGTGGCTCTGGCTGGGCTGCTTCTCGGGGGGCGGCACCATCTTCCTGGTCGGCCTGCTCCTCGAGCGCCAGCTCTTCACCCCGTTGCGCCACCTGCAGGTGCAGCTGGCTCGCCTGGTGGCCAACCCCGATGCCCGCCAGGATTACCCGCCCGAAGGGTGGCTGAGGGGCCTCGGCCCAGACCTGGTGCGCGTGCGAGAGGCCTGGCGGACCGATCGCGAGCGACTTGCCACCGCCCATGCCGAGGGCGCCAGCAGCGCGGCGCGCATCCGCCAGGAACTCGAGACCCTGCTCCAGGTCCTGGACACGCCGCTGCTGCTCTGCGATCACCATCGTCGTGTGCTGCTCTTCAACCAGGCCGCCGAGACCCTATTCGAGGGACATCCCGGACTGGGCCTCGGCAAGCGGCTCGACGCGCTGCTGCCGATCACCAGCCTCGGGGACGCCCTGGGCCAGCTACCCGATGACGGGGCACCCCGGGAGATCCTGGTGCCCTGCGACGAGCGCTGGCTGCACGTGGTGATGCGCCGCGTGCCCAACAGTCACAACGAGACCCTGCTGACCCTGACCGATACCACCGCGGCCTGGTCCAGCGAAATGGGCGCCCGCGCCGACCTGGCCGAGATGCTGCCGCCACTGCGCCGTCACACCGCCAGCCTGACCAGTGCCGCCGACGCCCTGGTCGGCGTCCGCACGGCGTCGCCGACCAGCGAACTGGGCCAGCGCCTCGAGGCCGTGATCGACGAGGAGGGCCGGGCGCTGGCCCGCCAGCTCGAGCAGATGGGCAAGGTGATGGAGGACATGCACCGCCAGGGCGAGCGCCTGGTGCCGCTCTGGTCCAACGACCTCTGGGCCTCACTCGGCGAACGCCTCGGCAAGGACCACCTGCACATCACGCCCATCGGCATGCCCGCCTGGCTGAAGGGCGACGCCCCGGCGCTGCTGGCCCTGCTGGGCTCGCTGCTGCCCCGGCTGGCCACGCACTGCGACAACGGCGAGCTCGAGGGGGAGGTCTGCCTCGGCAATCGCCGGGTCTACCTGGACGTGATCTGGCAGGGGCGCCCCCTCGGCGAACAGCTGCTGGACGAGTGGCGTGCCGAGCGACTGGAGGCCCTGCCCTTCGGCCCGCGGGTCGGCGATGTGCTCCGGCAGCATACCAGTGATGCCTGGAGCCTGGCCGACGAGGACGGCGAGCACGCCCGCCTGCGCCTGCCGCTGCCCGCGGCCGACCGGGTCGGTGCCCCGCGCCCGCACACCCCGCCGCGTCCGGAGTTCCACGACTTCGGCATCGCCGAGATGCCCCCACCGGATGCCGAACTGGCGGCCCGCCCCCTGAGGACCCTCGAGGTCGTGGCCTTCGACACCGAGACCACCGGGCTGGAGCTTCGCAACGGCGACACCGTGATCAGCCTCGGGGCCTGCCGGATCGTCAATGCCCGGCTGCTGGCCAGCGACGTCCTCGACCTGCGCGTGGACCCCGGGCGGCCCATTCCCCCGGCCAGCACCGCCATCCACGGCATCACCGATGACGACGTCGCCGGCGCGCCGCCGCTGGCCGTGGCCCTGCCCCGCTTCCGCGACTACATCGGCGAGGCGGTGATCCTGGCGCACAACGCGGCCTTCGATCTGCTGGCCATCCAGCCGCCCGGTGGGAGCGTCACCTTCGACATGCCGGTCCTCGACACCCTGCTGCTGTCGCGCGCCCTCGATGAGAGCCTCGACGGCCACGACCTCGACAGCCTGGCCGACCGCTACGACCTGAGCTTCCCGCCGGGCACCCGCCACACCGCCCTGGGCGACGCCCGCGTCACGGCGGAGCTGTGGCTCTCCCTGCTGCCCCGCCTGGAGGCCCGCGGCATCGAGACACTCGAGCAGGCCCTGGCGCTGCAGGCCAGCGCCTTCGACCGGGAGGACGCCTTCGCCTCGTGA
- the thiO gene encoding glycine oxidase ThiO, giving the protein MTRSNDCTIAVAGAGLLGRLVAWQLLRDGHAVTLYDAGDLDRPPAAAWTAAGMVAPLCETAVSERSVYEMGRFALTQWPRWLDALDASGLWHHQGSLMVAHAQDMGELTQFRRDLAHVLDGEPPCQTLDDAEIHRLEPDLAASFRQGLYLPDEAHLDNRALLVRLLAEIRRLGGTCHAHCPVSTYLGEVETRDGRRAFDLVVDCRGTGARQHHPSLRGVRGETLHVQTAEIRLSRPVRLMHPRYQLYVVPKPDQRFVIGATQIESEDRSPVSLQSSLELGSALYTLSPAFAEARILEQGVNLRPAFRDNLPHVTRRDGLITANGLFRHGYLLAPAVACHLLATIRGRGEQPFAETLATPPPQESAA; this is encoded by the coding sequence TTGACCCGATCCAACGATTGCACCATTGCCGTGGCCGGCGCCGGCCTGCTGGGCCGCCTGGTCGCCTGGCAGCTGCTGCGCGACGGCCATGCCGTCACCCTCTATGACGCCGGCGACCTGGACCGCCCCCCCGCCGCCGCCTGGACGGCGGCCGGCATGGTCGCCCCGCTGTGCGAGACCGCGGTCTCCGAGCGCAGCGTCTACGAGATGGGGCGCTTCGCCCTGACCCAGTGGCCGCGCTGGCTCGACGCCCTCGACGCCAGCGGCCTGTGGCATCATCAGGGCAGCCTGATGGTGGCCCACGCCCAGGACATGGGGGAGCTCACCCAGTTCCGTCGCGACCTCGCCCACGTCCTAGACGGGGAGCCGCCCTGCCAGACGCTCGACGACGCCGAGATCCACCGCCTGGAGCCCGACCTGGCGGCGAGCTTTCGCCAGGGCCTCTACCTGCCAGACGAGGCGCACCTGGACAACCGCGCGCTGCTCGTTCGCCTGCTGGCCGAGATCCGCCGCCTGGGCGGAACCTGTCACGCCCACTGCCCCGTCTCGACCTATCTCGGCGAGGTCGAGACCCGCGACGGCCGCCGCGCCTTCGATCTGGTCGTCGACTGCCGCGGTACCGGCGCTCGCCAGCACCACCCCAGCCTGCGCGGCGTGCGCGGCGAGACCCTGCACGTCCAGACCGCGGAAATCCGCCTCTCGCGCCCGGTGCGCCTGATGCATCCGCGCTACCAGCTCTACGTGGTGCCCAAGCCCGACCAACGCTTCGTCATCGGGGCCACCCAGATCGAGAGCGAGGACCGCTCACCAGTCTCGCTGCAGTCCTCGCTGGAGCTCGGCAGCGCCCTCTACACCCTGTCACCGGCCTTCGCCGAGGCACGCATCCTGGAGCAGGGGGTCAACCTGCGCCCCGCCTTCCGGGACAACCTGCCCCATGTCACCCGGCGCGACGGGCTGATCACCGCCAACGGCCTGTTCCGCCACGGCTACCTGCTGGCCCCGGCGGTGGCCTGCCACCTGCTGGCCACGATCCGCGGCCGGGGCGAGCAGCCCTTCGCCGAGACCCTGGCCACGCCCCCGCCCCAGGAGAGCGCCGCATGA
- the argF gene encoding ornithine carbamoyltransferase has product MATRHFLTLLDLSPDELRYLMQRAISIKNGLKTHGPTYTPFANRTLAMIFEKSSTRTRVSFETAMAQFGGHALFLSSRDTQLGRGEPIGDTARVLSEMVDAVMIRTFSHEGLESFAAASTVPVINALTDDYHPCQLLADVMTWTELRGSVKDRTAVWIGDGNNMCHSWINAARQFGFQLRICCPEGYEPSQDILAAAGDRVTLVRDPMEAVVDVDLVTTDVWASMGQEEEQAKREADFAGLQVTEAMLDRAREDVLFLHCLPAHRGEEISTTLLDDPRAVVWQEAGNRLHAQKALIEFLLLGRVES; this is encoded by the coding sequence ATGGCCACCCGCCATTTCCTCACCCTGCTTGACCTCAGTCCGGACGAGTTGCGCTACCTGATGCAGCGCGCCATCTCGATCAAGAACGGCCTGAAGACCCACGGGCCCACCTACACGCCGTTCGCCAATCGCACCCTGGCGATGATCTTCGAGAAGTCCTCGACCCGGACCCGGGTCTCCTTCGAGACCGCCATGGCCCAGTTCGGCGGCCATGCGCTCTTCCTGTCGTCCCGCGACACCCAGCTCGGCCGCGGGGAGCCCATCGGCGACACCGCCCGCGTGCTGTCGGAGATGGTCGATGCGGTGATGATCCGCACCTTCTCCCACGAGGGCCTGGAGAGCTTCGCGGCCGCGAGCACGGTGCCGGTGATCAACGCCCTGACCGATGACTACCACCCCTGCCAGCTGCTCGCCGACGTCATGACCTGGACGGAGCTTCGCGGCAGTGTCAAGGACCGCACCGCCGTGTGGATCGGTGACGGCAACAACATGTGCCACTCCTGGATCAACGCCGCACGCCAGTTCGGCTTCCAGCTGCGCATCTGCTGCCCCGAGGGCTACGAGCCAAGCCAGGACATCCTGGCAGCCGCCGGTGACCGGGTGACCCTTGTTCGCGACCCGATGGAGGCCGTGGTGGATGTCGACCTGGTCACCACCGACGTCTGGGCCTCCATGGGCCAGGAGGAGGAGCAGGCGAAACGCGAGGCGGACTTCGCGGGGCTGCAGGTCACCGAGGCGATGCTCGATCGCGCCAGGGAGGACGTGCTCTTCCTGCATTGCCTGCCCGCCCACCGTGGCGAGGAGATCAGCACGACCCTGCTCGATGATCCCCGCGCTGTGGTCTGGCAGGAGGCGGGCAACCGCCTGCACGCCCAGAAGGCACTGATCGAATTCCTCCTGCTGGGGCGGGTGGAGAGCTGA
- a CDS encoding sensor histidine kinase, producing the protein MRSSLVVLTLAFGYLALLFVIAAWGDRRAAQGRSLIGSPTVYALSIAVYCTAWTFYGSVGRAAQFGPSFLLIYLGPTLAMLMAPFVIRKMVRIARAQRLTSIADFISARYGKSSSLGALVTLIALVGITPYIALQLKAITVSHAVLVNYPQAAELHLADARFWNDNSFWVALVLAVFIILFGTRHLDASERHEGMVAAIAFESLIKLLAFLSVGVFTLFMLFDGPADLFGRVGETPELARLLSLEAVPGGALGWVGMLVLAFLAFLTLPRQFQVLVVENVDERHIRRASWLFPLYLLAINLMVIPIALAGLLVGDGNSDPDSFVLTLPLSADLGGLPLLVFIGGLSAAASMMIVETIALSTMVSNQLVMPLLLRTRRRHLGSRGELAGWLLGIRRVTILLILLLGYLYHALIGETYSLVTIGLVSFAAASQFAPALLIGMYWRGAQRQGAALGMSAGALVWAWTLLIPGFAQSGWLDAGFLEQGPWGLAWLRPYALFGLEGWDIYTHSLFWSLTANVGLLVGVSLFARPSPLEQTQAALFTEAMSPGLMPASLWQGQTTRGELRALLDRYLGDDVTARVFAHHPGAAEEDGQPAPAALTLRAEQALAGSLGSASARVLIDSVARGETPDLESLLTILDTTSETLEMNRRLEQKSSELARASEELRAANDRLRELDRLKDEFVAMVSHELRTPLTSIRAFAEILRDNQALPDEKRRHFLDVVVRESQRLSRLIEEILDLARLESGRLTLTPTRLDLAALARQSVEAVQRLQENRGVELEMEIEPTEAWIVGDTDRLEQVVINLLDNAGKFAADEAPRVLLRLVRHKDHYRLAVEDNGPGISPVERERVFEKFHQLANQGSGEARGRPRGSGLGLPISRGIVAQLGGRLWVEEATRLGGACLVMELPRAPAEAAPADGGTDTP; encoded by the coding sequence ATGAGAAGCAGCCTCGTGGTGCTGACCCTGGCCTTCGGCTACCTGGCGCTGCTCTTCGTCATCGCGGCCTGGGGCGACCGCCGCGCCGCCCAGGGGCGCTCGCTGATCGGCTCGCCCACCGTCTACGCGCTTTCCATCGCCGTCTACTGCACCGCCTGGACCTTCTACGGCAGTGTCGGGCGGGCCGCCCAGTTCGGCCCCAGCTTCCTGCTGATCTACCTGGGGCCGACGCTGGCGATGCTGATGGCCCCCTTCGTGATCCGCAAGATGGTGCGCATCGCCCGCGCCCAGCGTCTGACCTCCATCGCCGACTTCATCAGCGCCCGCTACGGCAAGAGCTCGAGCCTGGGCGCCCTGGTCACCCTGATCGCGCTGGTCGGCATCACCCCTTACATCGCCCTGCAGCTCAAGGCGATCACCGTCAGCCACGCCGTGCTGGTCAACTATCCCCAGGCCGCCGAGTTGCACCTGGCCGACGCTCGCTTCTGGAACGACAACTCGTTCTGGGTCGCCCTGGTGCTGGCGGTCTTCATCATCCTCTTCGGCACCCGCCACCTGGACGCCAGCGAGCGCCACGAGGGCATGGTCGCCGCCATCGCCTTCGAGTCGCTGATCAAGCTGTTGGCCTTCCTCTCGGTGGGGGTCTTCACCCTCTTCATGCTCTTCGACGGCCCCGCGGACCTCTTCGGCCGGGTCGGCGAGACGCCCGAGCTCGCCCGGCTGCTGAGCCTGGAGGCGGTCCCCGGGGGGGCCCTCGGCTGGGTGGGCATGCTGGTGCTGGCCTTCCTCGCCTTCCTCACCCTGCCGCGACAGTTCCAGGTCCTGGTGGTCGAGAACGTCGACGAACGCCACATCCGGCGGGCCAGCTGGCTCTTCCCGCTCTACCTGCTGGCGATCAACCTGATGGTGATCCCGATCGCCCTGGCCGGCCTGCTGGTGGGGGACGGCAACAGCGACCCGGACAGCTTCGTGCTCACCCTGCCGCTCTCCGCCGACCTCGGGGGGCTGCCGCTGCTGGTCTTCATCGGCGGGCTCTCCGCCGCCGCCAGCATGATGATCGTCGAGACCATCGCCCTGTCGACCATGGTCAGCAATCAGCTGGTGATGCCCCTGCTGCTGCGCACGCGACGACGGCACCTCGGCAGCCGAGGCGAACTCGCCGGCTGGCTGCTGGGCATCCGCCGGGTGACCATCCTGCTGATCCTGCTGCTCGGCTACCTCTACCATGCGCTGATCGGCGAGACCTACAGCCTGGTGACCATCGGCCTGGTCTCCTTCGCCGCGGCCAGCCAGTTCGCCCCGGCGCTGCTGATCGGCATGTACTGGCGCGGCGCCCAGCGACAGGGGGCGGCGCTGGGGATGAGCGCGGGCGCCCTGGTCTGGGCCTGGACCCTGCTGATCCCCGGCTTCGCCCAGTCCGGCTGGCTGGACGCCGGCTTCCTCGAGCAGGGCCCCTGGGGCCTGGCGTGGCTGAGGCCCTATGCGCTGTTCGGGCTGGAGGGCTGGGACATCTATACCCACTCGCTGTTCTGGAGCCTGACCGCTAATGTCGGGCTGCTGGTGGGCGTCTCGCTGTTCGCCAGACCGAGCCCGCTGGAGCAGACCCAGGCGGCGCTCTTCACCGAGGCCATGAGCCCCGGCCTGATGCCGGCCTCGCTGTGGCAGGGGCAGACGACCCGCGGCGAGCTGCGTGCCCTGCTCGACCGCTACCTGGGGGACGACGTCACCGCCCGGGTCTTCGCCCACCACCCCGGGGCCGCCGAGGAGGACGGCCAGCCTGCGCCCGCGGCGCTGACCCTGCGGGCCGAGCAGGCGCTGGCCGGCTCGCTGGGCAGCGCCTCCGCCCGGGTGCTGATCGACTCGGTGGCGCGCGGCGAGACGCCCGACCTGGAGTCCCTCCTCACCATCCTCGACACCACCTCCGAGACCCTGGAGATGAACCGCCGCCTCGAGCAGAAGTCATCGGAGCTGGCGCGGGCCAGCGAGGAGCTCCGTGCGGCCAACGACCGGCTGCGGGAGCTGGACCGCCTCAAGGACGAGTTCGTGGCCATGGTCAGCCATGAGCTGCGCACGCCGCTCACCTCCATCCGCGCCTTCGCCGAGATCCTGCGCGACAACCAGGCACTGCCCGACGAGAAGCGTCGTCACTTCCTCGACGTGGTGGTGCGCGAGAGCCAGCGGCTCTCGCGGCTGATCGAGGAGATCCTCGACCTGGCCAGGCTCGAGAGCGGGCGCCTGACCCTGACCCCGACCCGCCTGGACCTCGCGGCCCTGGCCCGCCAGAGCGTCGAGGCCGTGCAGCGCCTCCAGGAGAACCGCGGAGTCGAGCTGGAGATGGAGATCGAGCCGACCGAGGCCTGGATCGTCGGCGACACGGACCGCCTCGAGCAGGTGGTCATCAACCTGCTCGACAACGCCGGCAAGTTCGCGGCCGACGAGGCGCCCCGGGTGCTGCTGCGCCTGGTGCGCCACAAGGACCACTATCGCCTCGCCGTGGAGGACAACGGCCCCGGGATCTCGCCGGTCGAGCGGGAGCGGGTCTTCGAGAAGTTCCACCAGCTCGCGAACCAGGGAAGCGGCGAGGCCCGCGGGCGCCCGCGGGGCAGCGGTCTGGGCCTGCCGATCAGTCGCGGCATCGTGGCCCAGCTGGGGGGGCGACTGTGGGTCGAGGAGGCGACCCGCCTGGGCGGCGCTTGCCTGGTGATGGAGCTGCCCAGGGCCCCTGCCGAGGCGGCGCCTGCCGACGGAGGCACCGACACCCCCTGA
- a CDS encoding argininosuccinate synthase, whose amino-acid sequence MSDVKKVVLAYSGGLDTSVIVKWLQETYDCEVVTFTADIGQGEEVEPARAKAQALGVKEIYIEDLREEFVRDYVYPMFRANTIYEGEYLLGTSIARPLIARRLIEIANQTGADAISHGATGKGNDQVRFELGAYALKPGVKVIAPWREWDLNSREKLMAYCEQHDIPVDFSSKKKKSPYSMDANLLHISYEGGILEDPWAEAEEDMWRWSVSPEAAPDQPTYVELTFEKGDIVAIDGEPMRPHEVLEKLNKMGGDNGIGRLDIVENRYVGMKSRGCYETPGGTIMLRAHRAIESLTLDREEAHLKDELMPKYAEVIYNGYWWSPERRMLQAAIDETQQNVSGVVRMKLYKGSAVVAGRKSDASLFDESIATFEDDAGAYDQKDAEGFIKLNALRLRIAAGKGRRQD is encoded by the coding sequence ATGTCCGATGTCAAGAAGGTCGTGCTCGCCTATTCCGGCGGCCTGGACACGTCCGTCATCGTCAAGTGGTTGCAGGAGACCTATGACTGTGAAGTCGTGACCTTCACCGCGGACATCGGCCAGGGCGAGGAGGTCGAACCCGCACGTGCCAAGGCCCAGGCCCTGGGCGTCAAGGAGATCTACATCGAGGATCTTCGCGAGGAGTTCGTGCGCGACTACGTCTACCCGATGTTCCGCGCCAACACCATCTACGAGGGCGAGTACCTGCTCGGCACCTCCATCGCGCGCCCGCTGATCGCCCGCCGCCTGATTGAGATCGCCAACCAGACCGGCGCCGACGCCATTTCCCACGGCGCCACCGGCAAGGGCAACGACCAGGTCCGCTTCGAGCTCGGCGCCTACGCCCTGAAGCCGGGCGTCAAGGTGATCGCGCCGTGGCGCGAGTGGGACCTCAACTCCCGCGAGAAGCTGATGGCCTACTGCGAGCAGCACGACATCCCGGTGGACTTCTCCTCCAAGAAGAAGAAGTCGCCGTACTCCATGGATGCCAACCTGCTGCACATCTCCTACGAGGGCGGCATCCTCGAGGACCCCTGGGCCGAGGCCGAGGAGGACATGTGGCGCTGGAGCGTCTCGCCGGAAGCCGCCCCGGACCAGCCGACCTACGTGGAGCTGACCTTCGAGAAGGGCGACATCGTGGCCATCGATGGCGAGCCGATGAGGCCCCATGAGGTACTGGAGAAGCTCAACAAGATGGGCGGCGACAACGGCATCGGTCGCCTCGACATCGTCGAGAACCGCTACGTGGGCATGAAGTCGCGCGGCTGCTACGAGACCCCGGGGGGCACCATCATGCTGCGCGCCCACCGCGCCATCGAGTCGCTGACCCTTGACCGCGAGGAGGCTCACCTCAAGGACGAGCTGATGCCCAAGTATGCCGAGGTGATCTACAACGGCTACTGGTGGAGCCCGGAGCGTCGCATGCTGCAGGCTGCCATCGACGAGACCCAGCAGAACGTCTCCGGCGTGGTGCGCATGAAGCTCTACAAGGGCAGCGCCGTCGTGGCCGGTCGCAAGTCCGACGCCTCGCTGTTCGACGAGTCCATCGCCACCTTCGAGGACGATGCCGGCGCCTACGACCAGAAGGATGCCGAGGGCTTCATCAAGCTCAACGCCCTGCGCCTGCGGATCGCTGCCGGCAAGGGTCGCCGCCAGGACTGA
- a CDS encoding DUF294 nucleotidyltransferase-like domain-containing protein gives MRLLHRSSSWRSLFAADTLPDPAGWPSLLDPLREALVRLGPHPDLAAAHAWQGELVEALDRLDLPAWRICQLVSDHNDWLYRRAIDLSLAEMRAQGWGAPPVAFCVLMLGSGARHESLLAPDQDNAMIIADYPDARHTEIDGYFQSLGERFTARLDAAGIPLCQGHVMARWPMWRKRLSEWSAQLEIWTAERRVKRVQQANILLDFRPVFGDGALAEALAERVARLLPPSHLFLDEMAGLLAELPLALDRLGRLSGDDEGAPHEGAVDLKRQGVLPLVNAVRLLALRQGVRPPDTRSRLVALVMREVVDAGRAESLTAALERLQALMLEAQRLALVEGRVPDGWVDIPRLREDQRLLLRHDLREIRSFVRQARRTP, from the coding sequence ATGCGCCTGCTGCACCGTTCCTCGTCCTGGCGATCGCTCTTCGCGGCCGACACGCTGCCCGACCCCGCTGGCTGGCCCTCCCTGCTCGACCCGCTGCGCGAGGCCCTGGTCCGCCTCGGCCCCCATCCCGACCTTGCCGCCGCCCACGCCTGGCAGGGCGAGCTGGTGGAGGCCCTCGACCGCCTGGACCTGCCCGCGTGGCGTATCTGCCAGCTGGTCAGCGACCACAACGACTGGCTCTATCGGCGCGCCATCGACCTCTCCCTGGCGGAGATGCGCGCCCAGGGCTGGGGAGCGCCCCCGGTCGCCTTCTGCGTGCTGATGCTGGGCTCGGGCGCCCGGCACGAGAGCCTGCTGGCGCCCGACCAGGACAACGCCATGATCATCGCCGACTACCCCGACGCCCGGCATACCGAGATCGACGGCTACTTCCAGTCGCTGGGTGAGCGCTTCACGGCACGCCTCGACGCGGCCGGCATTCCCCTCTGCCAGGGCCATGTCATGGCGCGCTGGCCGATGTGGCGAAAGCGGCTCTCGGAGTGGAGTGCACAGCTGGAGATCTGGACGGCGGAGCGACGGGTCAAGCGCGTGCAGCAGGCGAACATCCTGCTGGATTTTCGCCCGGTGTTCGGCGACGGGGCGCTGGCCGAGGCGCTGGCCGAGCGGGTGGCCAGGCTTCTTCCCCCCTCGCACCTCTTCCTCGACGAGATGGCGGGGCTGCTCGCCGAGCTCCCGCTGGCGCTGGATCGCCTGGGCCGGCTGAGCGGCGACGACGAGGGGGCGCCCCACGAGGGGGCTGTCGACCTCAAGCGCCAGGGCGTGCTGCCGCTGGTCAATGCGGTGCGCCTGCTGGCGCTGCGCCAGGGCGTGCGTCCGCCGGACACCCGCTCGCGACTCGTGGCGCTGGTGATGCGGGAGGTGGTCGACGCCGGGCGGGCGGAGTCCCTGACCGCCGCGCTCGAACGCCTCCAGGCCCTGATGCTGGAGGCCCAGCGGCTGGCGCTCGTCGAGGGGCGCGTCCCGGATGGCTGGGTGGACATCCCCCGCCTGAGGGAGGACCAGCGCCTGCTGCTGCGACATGACCTCCGAGAGATCCGCTCGTTCGTCCGCCAGGCCCGTCGGACGCCCTGA
- the grxD gene encoding Grx4 family monothiol glutaredoxin yields the protein MSTTVENIQRQISENPILIYMKGTPQLPQCGFSSQTVQALMACGERFAFVNVLDNPDIRAELPKVANWPTFPQLWVEGELVGGCDIVAEMHQSGELEKLIKAAAARTQDNEGDAQA from the coding sequence ATGAGCACTACCGTCGAGAACATCCAGCGCCAGATCAGCGAGAACCCGATCCTGATCTACATGAAGGGCACCCCCCAGCTGCCCCAGTGCGGCTTTTCCTCACAGACCGTGCAGGCCCTGATGGCCTGCGGCGAGCGTTTCGCCTTCGTCAACGTGCTGGACAACCCGGACATCCGCGCCGAGCTGCCCAAGGTGGCCAACTGGCCGACCTTCCCGCAGCTGTGGGTCGAGGGCGAGCTGGTCGGCGGCTGCGACATCGTGGCCGAGATGCACCAGTCCGGCGAGCTGGAGAAGCTGATCAAGGCTGCAGCCGCCCGCACTCAGGACAACGAGGGCGATGCCCAGGCCTGA
- the rnt gene encoding ribonuclease T, translated as MSEAMARELMAQRFRSFLPVVVDLETGGFNPAGDAILEIAAVTLTMDPEGNLLPDATYAYHVTPFEGANVEQSALDFTGIRLDDPLRQQVAVGEAEALGEIFRPVRKAIKSHGCTRAVLVGHNAAFDHGFLNAAVARCGIKRNPFHPFSSFDTASLAGLVYGQTVLARACRAAGIEFDNSAAHSARYDTERTAELFCAMVNRYKDMGGWALAQREQGLEEA; from the coding sequence ATGAGCGAGGCGATGGCCCGCGAACTCATGGCGCAGCGTTTCCGCAGTTTCCTGCCCGTGGTGGTGGACCTGGAGACCGGCGGCTTCAACCCCGCAGGCGATGCGATCCTCGAGATCGCGGCAGTGACCCTGACCATGGACCCGGAAGGCAACCTGCTGCCCGACGCCACCTACGCCTACCATGTCACGCCCTTCGAGGGGGCCAACGTGGAACAGTCGGCGCTGGACTTCACCGGCATCCGCCTCGATGACCCCCTGCGCCAGCAGGTGGCCGTCGGCGAGGCCGAGGCCCTCGGCGAGATCTTCCGCCCCGTACGCAAGGCCATCAAGTCCCATGGCTGCACGCGCGCCGTGCTGGTCGGCCATAACGCGGCCTTCGACCATGGCTTCCTGAACGCGGCCGTGGCCCGCTGCGGCATCAAGCGCAACCCCTTCCACCCCTTCTCGAGCTTCGACACCGCCTCGCTCGCCGGCCTGGTCTACGGCCAGACCGTGCTGGCCCGGGCCTGCCGGGCCGCCGGCATCGAATTCGACAACAGCGCCGCCCACTCGGCCCGCTACGATACCGAGCGCACCGCCGAGCTGTTCTGCGCCATGGTCAATCGCTACAAGGACATGGGTGGCTGGGCCCTGGCCCAGCGGGAGCAGGGGCTGGAAGAGGCCTAG